The sequence TCCCTCCGTTATCACTAGCGCGATCACCCCGCGTTGATTTTGCCGCTTCCTAGTGTTTTCAGGGTATTCGATGTGGGCTCCAATCTCCTCTATGAACCTCTTTACTCTGCCTTCCGACCACCTCCAGAGCTTTGAATAGCCGCAAACAGAGACTGGGTTTTCTAAGTCATAGTCGCAAGTCAGAGAGAAAATCGCTTCCAGTCGGGTGAACGGGCGGTCGCGAGGGAGGTCCTTGACGAGCACCTTCGAAATGGGGATCCATCCCCCGCGGTTCACTCTGCAACTCCGTTGACCCGCTCGACCTGCAGCGCACGGCACGCCCCCACGATATTGATGTAGACGTTAGTGATCTTTTTGGCTGGAATGTCCAGCCTTTTCCCCTTGTCGAAGTTGTCAATTAGCAGTCGCGCCTCCGGAGTGTCTTCAGTTGACATCACACAGCGGGCCGAGCACGGCTGCTTTTCGACAACGACGCTTAACCCGGCCGCTTGCAATATTGCAGCGTGCCAGATCTGCCTTGTGGTTATCCTCGGAACCATCCTTCACCTCGTTTTAGTCGTTTGCACATAAAACCGTTGGATTTAATTGGTTACGCTGTTATCACCTCCTTCTTGATTCTTGTTCAGAAGTGCAAGAACTTCGGACTTCCTCCAGCAGGTGGTGCGCGGGCCGAGTTTGATCGGCTGCGGGTACTTCCCGCTCTTCACGCCATTCCACCAAGATGTTTTGCAAATAGGGATGATCGGAGGGATGGGCGGGCTAGCCTTCGGGTCTCCAACGATTTGGGAGAGCCTCAACAAGGTGTTGTCCGTGGACAGCGATGCGTTCATGATTGTACCTCCTTGCGCGTGGTTGAATCTTGATACCGCAAGGAGGCTTAGGTGAGTATGGAAATGAAAAAGTGGGGAATTGTTTTCTAGGTGGGGGGATGCAAGGGGGGCGGTGCTTCAGTCTTTCATCACAGAATTTATGAAGATACGGGCAAGGGATTTACCTATTTCAGTGCGAGCCTCTTCGTCTGCAGTTGCCAAGGCCTTATTCCCAGCCTTTACTGACTTCAGGATTTTTTCGACTTTATCAGGGGAATTGTCTTCTCCCTTCTGCTCTAGGATTTTTCGATAGCATTCATCCTTTGTCTTGCACTCTGACGCCAACTCTTGAAACAGAAGGGCGTTCTCTATTGTCTCGTCTTTGGCCCCTTTCTTCCTACCTCGTGTTTCCTTCTTCTCTGGCAGATCAAGCGGCCTGCAGACGATCCATTCCGCAGCCTTCAATCTTTCTTGCTGTGTTAGCTGGTCGCCGTTCAGTATCTTGTTGGCAATGATTGCTTTCTGCCAGTCAAGTTTGGTGCCCAGTTTTTTCAAGTCATCAATACTCATCGAGTTGTGTCTCCTGTAGGGTGTGCTCGAATCCTGTTCGCTACACTCCTTCCACCCTCTTAAGTGGCAGCACCTTGGCACCGACTTTCAGCCCATCCAAATAATCTGCCCAGGTCTGCATCATCTTCCGTCTCTCTGAGAGATGGGCGGTTCTATTGTAAGCCCTTCCGTTCGGGTCTTTGACTGCGTGCCCCAACTGATGCTCCACTAGGTCGACACGGCATTGCAGGACCTCGTCGAGAATGGTTCGCGCTAGGGCCCGGAACCCGTGGGCCGTCATCTCGCCTTTGAACCCCATGCGGTCAAGGGCCGCATTGATCGCCATATTGCTCATCGGCCGGGTAAAGGAGCGTGCAGAAGGGAAGACGTAACGGCTATGTCCCGTTAGCGCATGAAGGGCCTGCAGGATCGCCACAGCCTGAGCTGAAAGGGGAACGAGGTGCTTTTCACCCTTCCTATCTTCTTTTACGCGCTTCTTCAGCTTCATGCGCTCGATCGGGATATTCCACTCTGCCGCCTCCAGGTCGAACTCCGACCACTCAGCTTGCCGAAGCTCTCCCGGGCGTAGGAAGACAAGGGGAGCGAGTCGCAGGGCGCACTGTACTGTAAAGGTACCGTTGAAGCCATCGATAGCCCTGAGTAGGCCGGCAACCTCTTTAGGATCGGTAATCGCCGCATGGTGTTTCTGGCTCCGTGGTGGCAGTAATCCCTTGAGATCCGCTGTCGGATCACGTTCCGCCCGACCGCTTCCAACAGCATAGCGGAAGATTTGCCCTATCATGAACTTTACCCGGTGGGCCGTTTCGAGCGCAACCGCCTCTATCCTCCGAAGAACCTTAAGCACGTCTGGTGCCTTCAGCTCTGCGATCGGCCTTGCACCAATATCGGGAAAGACGTACTGCTCAAGTCGACGCAAGACCCAATAGGAGTGAGACTCCGACCAGGTAGGTGAAAACTTGGTATGCCACTCCCGGGCGACAACTTCGAAGCTATTTGCTCCGGCCTCCTGGCGGGCAGCCTTCTTTGCTTTGTTTGCGTCCGAAGGGTCAATGTCGTTGGCGAGTAGAGTTTTTGCATCATCCCGGCGTTTGCGGGCGTCGGAGAGGGAGACAGCAGGGTAGGCGCCGAGAGCTAGAGTTTTGCGCTTTCCGTCGAAGCGGTAATCGAGGCGCCACAGCTTTCCGTTGGTGGGGGTGAGGAGGAGGTACAGGCCGAAGCCGTCAGCGAGCTTGTAATCCTTTTCCTTTGGCTTTGCGCTTCTAATCTGCATGTCCGATAGCGGCTGAATCCGTTTTGGCATCAGATCTCCTTTTTGACGGTACCGGAGGTGCGATTTTGGCGGGATACCGCCAAGGCTGCCGTCAAAATAGATGAATGACACCATAGCAAAATGAATGTTGCTGAACAACCCAAAAAGAAAAAGCCCTGATTTCTCAGGGCTTCGTGTCCAACGTTGAAGGACGTTGGTTTTTTAGGTGGCGGAGAGATAGGGATTCGAACCCTAGGTACCTTTCGGTACACCTGATTTCGAGTTTAACGTGCCAACCTCTATGCTGCTACATATTCATATCACACTCTGTTCAAATAGCTGTAATTGCTACTTTTATTAGTTGATTGACTTATACTGCTCTATACGGTATTGTTCCCTTGTCTGCTACATATGTGCTACATATTTTCCAGAAGGGGGAAGCCATGCCCAAGAAAGCCCTATCAGCATCAGTCATCCAGAAGCTGCCCTACGCCCCGCAGGGGAAGCAGGAAGTTTACTTTGACACCCGTGTTGCCGGATTCGGCGTCAGGGTGTCGGCTAACTCGAAAACCTACTTTGTCCAGACCAGGGTGAGGGGGCGTGTTAACTCCAGTGGACGGCCTTTAGAAATCAAGGAGTCGCTGGGGAAGGTGCAGATCCAAAATAGCAAGGTTGACGTTAAGGGATTCGAAGCGGCTTTAGAGCAGGCGCAGCAGATCATCAAAGATGCAGAGCGTGGCATCACGCCAGATGATCGGCAAAGAGAAGCGCGGGAGCAACGCCAACAAGAGGAACGGGCGCGGAAGGTTGAGGAGGAGAAGGACATCACCTTGGAAACGCTCTTCACACGCTACATTGCGATGAAGACGGCCAAGGGGAAGCTCAAGGCATCAACTGCCGCACAGTACAAGATGAGTATGGAGACGCACTTCGCTGATTGGCTCCAGCGTCCGGCGAGAGAGATTACGGCAGGAATGGTTGAAGACCGACACATTGAAATTGGCAAGGGGAAAACCGCGCAGAAGTACACGACCAAGAAGGGGAACGAACGGAGAGGGCAACGGGGCGGGAAGGGTGCCGCTGACCTTGCAATGCGGGTACTACGTGCGGTCCTTTCCTATGGCGTAGCCGTTTATGACGATGTATTTCTCAAGAACCCGGTGGGGATCTTGTCAAAAACAGATGGATGGTACAAGCTTGACCGCCGGGAGAGCTATATCGCCACTGACCAGCTCAAGGCGTGGTTCGAGGGGCTGGATAAACTCGACAGCCCGGCGAGCCGCACCGTCCTAATCCTTGGCCTATTCACTGGAGCGCGGAAGAATGAGATACTGCGGCTCAAGTGGTCCGACCTCGACCTTGAGACGGGCATAGGCACATTCAGGGAGACGAAGAACGGAAAGACACTGGTGGTGCCTATCGCACAGTATGCCGTGGCCGCACTCAAGGAGTATCAAGCGCAGTCATACTCCGGCCCCGATGGCTACGTGTTTCCCTCCCACGGCCAGACCGGCCACCTACGCGACCCCCGCAAGTCTCTTGAGAAGGTGACACAGGAGAGCGGCGTTAACTTCATGCTGCACGACTTCCGGCGGAGCTTCTTGACCTTCTGTAATGCGATCCAGATTCCAGCGTGGACGCAGAAGCGCCTTGTAAATCATGCGAAGCCGGATGATGTGACGCAAGGATACGTTCAACATGAGATCGAATTCCTGCGGCGTGACGTTGAATCCGTGGCAAAGTTCATCTTGGATCATGCAGAGCTGGTTGTTTCCCCTTTATCAACAGTTGCCGCGCCTACAGCAAAGGTCGTGCGTTTGGAACAACGCCGAAAGAGCAAGGCTGCATAAGCCGCATTTGTAAATCCCCCTCGAAACGCCCGGTTACTACCTGCCTGGGCGTTTCTTTTTTTAGAGAAATGGCAAACGCCTTGAACACAGAAATAATCTCCTGTAGAACATTCAATAACAGCTACACACCCGGTTAGTTCATCCCTGCATGGGTTACTGAATCCCGGACTGATAGACCTGATAAAGGCTCTATTGGTCCGGGATTTTTTGTTTCGGGCTGATAGGCGACCAACCCCTGGACTTACCTCAAGGGCAACGAGAAAAGGAGAAGCAAAATGGCAACGGTAGAAAAGTGGCTGACTATTTCGGAAATGGCGGAAAGAAGCGGGTTCTCTAAGAGCTTCTTTTACTGCAACCGCTCCTTGGCTAATCAAGGGCTTAAGGCAGCATCACTACCGCCCATGGTGGGCATTGGTAGAAGTGTCCGTTGTAAGGAATCTGCATTTGACGCCTGGATGGCTGGCGAGTTGGGAAGCGACAAGGGAGCCGTCCAGAAGGCTGCATAAAGAGAAAGCCCCCAACCACGGGCAATGGCAGGGGGCTCCAGGGTGCAACTATCAGGGGTGTGAGATGACAATACGCAACTGTAGTGAGTGGGTCAAGCCAATCACCTTGCTACTTCACCGGCTTTATATTCTACCTTTCCCGGTTGCATTGTGGATTCTTGGCCGGGCTGGGAAAGGGGGCCGCAGTGAATAGCAACGAACAAGCAGGCGCAAACTCGGGGGGATGGTTCAAGGCACATAGATCGCTTATCCACAGCGACATGTGGCTCGCTGAACCGTTCACCAGGGGGCAGGCATGGCTCGATCTTATCGGGCTAGCAAACTACCAGGCGGGGCAGATTCGTCGGCGTGGGATTCCGGTAACAGTGCACAGAGGTCAGGTAGGATGGTCACAAGAGGCACTTGCGGTCAGGTGGAAGTGGAGCGTAGGCAAGGTTAAGCGCTTCTTGAAGGAAATGAAGATTGATGGGCGAATTAGCATCGAAACGGTCCTGAAAAACGTCAAGGTAACATCCTTAATTACAATGACAAATTACGCCAGATACCAAGGAAGCGGACCTGAAGACGGACCTGAAGACGGACCTGGAATAAGAAGTGAAGAAGGCAACAAGAAAAAACACACAAACCCTCCCCGCCCCAAGCGGGGCGTGAGTGATAGAGAGCGGATTGCTTTTTTTGAGACCCTTTGGGACGTGTACCCAAAGAAGGACGAGAGCACAAAGGCGCAGGCACTTGCGTATTACAGGTCCAGCGTGAAGACCAAGAGCGACATGGACCTGATCGATTTCGCTCTCGGCGACTACCTCGAATACCTGAAGGTCAACAAGACGGAGCCACAGTACATAAAAGGCGGTGCCGCGTTCTTCTATGACTGGGCTGACTGGATTCCCAAGGAGGTGGCGGATGGAGACCAGCAAACTGGATAGGCAAGCTCAACTCGAAGCACTGGCGAAGGCGATACGAGCGAAGAGGGTGCACGCGATTACTCCAATAGGTTCAGGGGCGATCAGGGCTGCAGTTAACAGACTGTCGCCGGACAAGGCATACCAGGATAAGGAGAAGAAACAATGACGGCATTTGAGCTGCCTTTAAACGGCGGGGAGAAAATCAAGGTTGGGGTGAAGAAATACAGGGGAGTCGAAATTCTCTCAATCCGCAAGTGGTTCCTCAACGCCTACGAGCAAAAGTGGTTTCCGACTACGAAGGGAATCAACCTTTCAGTCCAGAGGTGGCGGCAGATCCTCCCGGAACTGGAGCGGCTGCTTGATATCGAAGACGAGGGACCGACTGAAGCGACTGTACAGCAAGCCACCCATGTTAACACGGAGAGCAAACAAAGGGCCAAGGGCTCGAAGGAGAAGAAGCAATGACAGGTTACGGACTAGATTACGGCAACCCGGTAGGGTCGGCGATTGGCGCTTACACAGCGATCAGGGCTTCTCAACGCGCAGACAAGGAACAGGAAAGGCAAGACGAAGAGTTCCAGCAGCGCAAGGCTATCGCCAATCAGGAGATGTCTTTGCGCCAGGAGGCCAACGACAGGGAGGCTACCAAGTTCAACGACTCCCGCCTTGTCAACGAGGGGGCTGCTCTCCAGGCAGAAATGCGTTCCTATCAGGCACAGGGTATGCCGATCCCGGACGAAGTTGTTGACCGCGCTCAGAAGCACCTGGGGAACGCTGGCATAAAGATGGCGCTCGCCTACTCTGCCGGAGCCCCTACGCCGGGCATCATTGACAGGGCGTTTGCCACCGGGACGGTGCCGGAGATCTACCGCGACCCCAAGTTCACCGACCTCCGCAAGGCCGAGATCGACAAGGCGATGGTTGCGCTTGGGGATCTTCTCGGGCCGCAGGGGGCGGAACAGCAGCCCCAGCAGTCTGCGATTGCCGCAAGCCAGCAACCGCCCCTGAGTAACGTGGAGCGCCGACGCTCGCCGCTGCCGCCCGCTGCCGCTGCCGCCCGCTGCCGAATCCGCCCCGCAACCGGGAAGCCAGGTCGTAGCCAAGAACCAGTTACTTTCCTCCATGACGGAGCTTTTCAGGGAAGACCTGATGAAGGGCAAGCTGGATGACGGCAACGCGCCCAAGGATGCGCGGATTGTGGACATACACCCTTCCCCTGACGGCAAGGGCGTCGCGCTGGAAGCGGAGTTCACCCGGCAGGACGGAACTACCTACAATGCGCCGTTAACAGAGAACAGGAGCGCCGACCCGAACGACCGGGTGAAGTTCCTTCCCGTTGACGCGATGATGAACCACATCACGGCGGAGCGGGCGCTGATTGCCGGGCTCGATGCGGCGCGGGCGAAGTATGGCGACAAGGAAGTTATCTCCCGGATGGACAAGCTGACCGCCGAAGAGCGGGACCGGACACAGGCGATAGCGAGAAACAAGCCCATCGTGGAACAACTCAAGAAGCAAGCCGCCCAGCTCAAGGCGTCCGGCGACGAATACGGCGCAAACAAGGCGGCAATGGCAGCGGCGGCTATCGAAACCGGCGACTCCGGCAGGGAGCTTGCGCCGATCTTGCAGTTTGGAATACGGGAGCCCAAAGAGGCCGCGATCCACACGAGCCCCAACATTACCAAGGCTCCGCAGGGGGCGAAGGATTCGCAGGGCAACCCGGTCAAGGCTGGCACTCTCGTCTACATGACGACCAAGGGTGACAAGACCACCTACGACCCGGCCTACATCAAGCCCGAAAGAGGGGGCGGCAGGGGCGGCATCGGCCACCTACCCGCTGATGCTCAGATGGTGGAGTATCTGGTCGCTAGTGGCATCGCACCGGATCGGAAGACAGCATACGGCGTGGTTAAGCGGAGCAGGGAGAACCCTGTAGAGGTGATTTCAAAGCTTGCCACCGCTGCCATGAAGGCACAGGCCGCCGCCTACCTCCGCCCTGGTATGCCGGGGTACAAGACCGAAAAAGAGATCATGGAAGAAGCTCG is a genomic window of Geomonas ferrireducens containing:
- a CDS encoding helix-turn-helix transcriptional regulator, which translates into the protein MNASLSTDNTLLRLSQIVGDPKASPPIPPIIPICKTSWWNGVKSGKYPQPIKLGPRTTCWRKSEVLALLNKNQEGGDNSVTN
- a CDS encoding tyrosine-type recombinase/integrase; translated protein: MPKRIQPLSDMQIRSAKPKEKDYKLADGFGLYLLLTPTNGKLWRLDYRFDGKRKTLALGAYPAVSLSDARKRRDDAKTLLANDIDPSDANKAKKAARQEAGANSFEVVAREWHTKFSPTWSESHSYWVLRRLEQYVFPDIGARPIAELKAPDVLKVLRRIEAVALETAHRVKFMIGQIFRYAVGSGRAERDPTADLKGLLPPRSQKHHAAITDPKEVAGLLRAIDGFNGTFTVQCALRLAPLVFLRPGELRQAEWSEFDLEAAEWNIPIERMKLKKRVKEDRKGEKHLVPLSAQAVAILQALHALTGHSRYVFPSARSFTRPMSNMAINAALDRMGFKGEMTAHGFRALARTILDEVLQCRVDLVEHQLGHAVKDPNGRAYNRTAHLSERRKMMQTWADYLDGLKVGAKVLPLKRVEGV
- a CDS encoding tyrosine-type recombinase/integrase; translation: MPKKALSASVIQKLPYAPQGKQEVYFDTRVAGFGVRVSANSKTYFVQTRVRGRVNSSGRPLEIKESLGKVQIQNSKVDVKGFEAALEQAQQIIKDAERGITPDDRQREAREQRQQEERARKVEEEKDITLETLFTRYIAMKTAKGKLKASTAAQYKMSMETHFADWLQRPAREITAGMVEDRHIEIGKGKTAQKYTTKKGNERRGQRGGKGAADLAMRVLRAVLSYGVAVYDDVFLKNPVGILSKTDGWYKLDRRESYIATDQLKAWFEGLDKLDSPASRTVLILGLFTGARKNEILRLKWSDLDLETGIGTFRETKNGKTLVVPIAQYAVAALKEYQAQSYSGPDGYVFPSHGQTGHLRDPRKSLEKVTQESGVNFMLHDFRRSFLTFCNAIQIPAWTQKRLVNHAKPDDVTQGYVQHEIEFLRRDVESVAKFILDHAELVVSPLSTVAAPTAKVVRLEQRRKSKAA
- a CDS encoding helix-turn-helix domain-containing protein, with protein sequence MATVEKWLTISEMAERSGFSKSFFYCNRSLANQGLKAASLPPMVGIGRSVRCKESAFDAWMAGELGSDKGAVQKAA
- a CDS encoding transcriptional coactivator p15/PC4 family protein, which encodes MTAFELPLNGGEKIKVGVKKYRGVEILSIRKWFLNAYEQKWFPTTKGINLSVQRWRQILPELERLLDIEDEGPTEATVQQATHVNTESKQRAKGSKEKKQ